The Oceanithermus desulfurans genome has a window encoding:
- a CDS encoding potassium transporter Kup: MADPVHKKTEPNGRYLIALSVAALGVVFGDIGTSPLYAVREAFGEHYGLALTEANVLGVLSLIFWSLIVVISLKYLTLVMRADNHGEGGIMALTALVMPSKLRRGHWRYLAVMLGLFGASLLYGDGMITPAISVLSAVEGLEVAAPRLEPFVIPVTVGILLALFLFQSRGTQRVGGLFGPVTLVWFSAIALLGLAQIVRNPYVLTALNPYHAVHFFTANGATGFWVLGSVFLVVTGGEALYADMGHFGRTPIRLTWFFVVLPALLLNYFGQGALLLANPAAVENPFYLMVPGWATYPMIALATAATIIASQAVISGSFSLTRQAMRLGFLPRMTVVQTSSQEIGQVYIPTINWILMFATVGLVLGFRSSSRLAAAYGVGVTTDMVFTTLLFAVVAWSLWKWPRWAVVLLTLGLLGVDLSFWAANIVKVPQGGWFPLVVGAVMLVVMTTWHQGRALLSSVLQKDAFPLERFLETLAASKNPPVRVPGTAVYLTRNADVVPPALLSNLRYNRAVHENVIVVSVETEEIPRVLGSLRAEVRALDLGFTRVVLHYGFMEHPNVPVALYDITELDLDPDDTYFVLGREIVLPEGKLGMPRWREQLFAVLQRNALPATAFFDLPPAQTFEVGHLVRL, encoded by the coding sequence ATGGCCGATCCCGTCCACAAGAAAACCGAACCGAACGGCCGCTACCTGATCGCCCTCTCCGTCGCCGCTTTGGGCGTCGTCTTCGGCGACATCGGCACCAGCCCGCTCTACGCGGTGCGCGAGGCCTTCGGCGAGCACTACGGGCTGGCCCTCACCGAGGCCAACGTGCTGGGCGTGCTCTCGCTCATCTTCTGGTCGCTCATCGTGGTGATCTCGCTGAAGTACCTGACGCTGGTCATGCGCGCCGACAACCACGGCGAGGGCGGCATCATGGCGCTGACCGCGCTGGTCATGCCCAGCAAGCTGCGCCGCGGGCACTGGCGCTACCTGGCCGTGATGCTCGGCCTGTTTGGGGCCTCGCTGCTCTACGGCGACGGCATGATCACCCCGGCCATCTCGGTGCTGAGCGCGGTCGAGGGGCTGGAGGTGGCCGCCCCCCGGCTCGAGCCCTTCGTGATCCCGGTGACCGTGGGCATCCTGCTCGCCCTCTTCCTCTTCCAAAGCCGCGGCACCCAGCGGGTGGGCGGCCTCTTCGGGCCCGTCACCCTGGTCTGGTTCAGCGCGATCGCCCTTTTGGGTCTGGCCCAGATCGTGCGCAACCCCTACGTGCTCACCGCGCTCAACCCCTACCACGCGGTGCACTTCTTCACCGCGAACGGCGCCACCGGCTTCTGGGTCCTGGGTTCGGTCTTCCTGGTGGTCACCGGGGGCGAGGCCCTCTACGCCGACATGGGCCACTTCGGACGCACCCCTATCCGGCTTACCTGGTTCTTCGTGGTGCTGCCGGCGCTGCTGCTCAACTACTTCGGCCAGGGGGCGCTGCTGCTCGCCAACCCCGCGGCCGTGGAGAACCCCTTCTACCTGATGGTGCCCGGCTGGGCCACCTACCCGATGATCGCGCTGGCCACCGCCGCGACGATCATCGCCTCACAGGCGGTGATCTCGGGCTCCTTCTCGCTCACCCGCCAGGCGATGCGGCTGGGCTTCTTGCCGCGGATGACGGTGGTGCAGACCTCGAGCCAGGAGATCGGCCAGGTCTACATCCCCACGATCAACTGGATCCTGATGTTCGCCACCGTGGGCCTGGTCCTGGGCTTCCGCTCCTCGAGCCGCCTGGCCGCGGCCTACGGCGTGGGCGTGACCACCGACATGGTCTTCACCACCCTGCTCTTCGCGGTGGTGGCCTGGAGCCTGTGGAAGTGGCCGCGTTGGGCGGTGGTGCTGCTGACGCTGGGCCTGCTCGGCGTCGACCTCAGCTTCTGGGCGGCCAACATCGTCAAGGTGCCCCAGGGCGGCTGGTTCCCGCTCGTCGTGGGCGCGGTGATGCTGGTCGTCATGACCACCTGGCACCAGGGCCGGGCGCTGCTCTCGAGCGTGCTGCAAAAGGACGCCTTCCCGCTCGAGCGCTTCCTGGAGACCCTGGCCGCCTCCAAGAACCCGCCCGTGCGCGTCCCCGGCACCGCGGTCTACCTGACCCGCAACGCCGACGTGGTTCCGCCGGCGCTGCTCAGCAACCTCCGCTACAACCGCGCGGTGCATGAAAACGTGATCGTGGTCAGCGTCGAGACCGAGGAGATCCCCCGGGTGCTGGGCTCGCTGCGCGCCGAGGTGCGGGCGCTGGACCTGGGGTTTACCCGGGTGGTGCTCCACTACGGGTTCATGGAACACCCCAACGTGCCCGTCGCCCTCTACGACATTACCGAGCTGGACCTCGACCCCGACGACACCTACTTCGTCCTGGGCCGCGAGATCGTGCTGCCCGAGGGCAAGCTGGGCATGCCGCGCTGGCGGGAACAGCTCTTCGCGGTGCTGCAACGCAACGCCCTGCCGGCCACGGCCTTCTTCGACCTGCCCCCGGCGCAGACCTTCGAGGTGGGGCATCTGGTGCGCTTGTAA
- a CDS encoding transcriptional regulator: MPKKEKKRLQVVISEDQDALLTKAAYELSSPERLVSKSEVVRLAIQKIARELEEGRMSVEELKAKLAEEED; this comes from the coding sequence ATGCCCAAGAAAGAGAAGAAACGCCTGCAAGTGGTCATCAGCGAAGACCAGGACGCCCTGCTCACCAAGGCGGCCTACGAGCTTTCCAGCCCCGAGCGGCTGGTGAGCAAGTCGGAGGTCGTGCGGCTGGCGATCCAGAAGATCGCCCGCGAGCTGGAAGAGGGCAGGATGAGCGTCGAGGAGCTGAAGGCCAAGCTGGCCGAAGAAGAAGACTGA
- the murA gene encoding UDP-N-acetylglucosamine 1-carboxyvinyltransferase, which produces MQQPLIIQGGTPLRGELRVNPAKNAALPILVGSLLTREPVVLEEVPRLRDIEVLLELLAHLGTRYAWEGRTLHLHTPEIQSTQAPYELVSKMRASFIVLGALLAREGEGEVSMPGGCAFGPRPVDLHIKALRDLGVEIHEENGTFTARRAGWPEGEVVFDRPTVGGTEQVMLAAALGPTEVTIVNAALEPEIVDFANFLQMLGVQIEGAGTAKMTIRGAEALGGGNYAIIPDRIEAGTYLLAVAATRGEVLLEGARPEHMDALLSKLKNAGHTVVTGTDWVRLKSTANPEPFDVDAREYPGFPTDLQPPVTAYLATVPGVSLVRDLVYPDRFTHVGELARLGAELHLKERVLAVHGRALSGARIKAFDIRGGGAMVIAALAAEGETVIEGMQHVGRGYEDLEARLRQLGAVVYGEPVRLEQAAD; this is translated from the coding sequence ATGCAGCAACCGTTGATCATCCAAGGAGGCACGCCCCTGCGGGGCGAACTGCGGGTCAACCCCGCCAAGAACGCGGCGTTGCCCATCCTCGTGGGCAGCCTGCTCACGCGCGAGCCCGTCGTCCTCGAGGAGGTGCCGCGCCTGCGCGACATCGAGGTCCTGCTCGAGCTGCTCGCCCACCTGGGCACCCGCTACGCCTGGGAGGGCCGCACCCTCCACCTGCACACCCCCGAGATCCAGAGCACCCAGGCCCCCTACGAACTCGTCAGCAAGATGCGCGCCAGCTTCATCGTGCTGGGCGCGCTCCTCGCCCGCGAGGGCGAGGGCGAGGTGAGCATGCCCGGCGGCTGCGCCTTCGGCCCCCGCCCGGTGGACCTGCACATCAAGGCGCTGCGCGACCTGGGCGTCGAGATCCACGAGGAAAACGGCACCTTCACCGCCCGCCGCGCCGGCTGGCCCGAGGGCGAGGTCGTCTTTGACCGCCCCACCGTGGGCGGCACCGAGCAGGTGATGCTGGCCGCGGCCCTGGGGCCCACCGAGGTGACCATCGTCAACGCCGCGCTCGAGCCCGAGATCGTCGACTTCGCCAACTTCCTGCAGATGCTGGGCGTCCAGATCGAGGGCGCCGGCACCGCCAAGATGACGATCCGCGGCGCCGAGGCGCTGGGCGGCGGGAACTACGCGATCATCCCCGACCGCATCGAGGCCGGCACCTACCTGCTGGCCGTGGCCGCCACCCGTGGCGAGGTGCTGCTCGAGGGCGCCCGCCCCGAGCACATGGACGCGCTGCTCTCGAAGCTGAAGAACGCGGGCCACACCGTCGTCACCGGCACCGACTGGGTGCGCCTGAAGAGCACGGCCAACCCCGAGCCCTTCGACGTGGACGCCCGCGAGTACCCCGGCTTCCCCACCGACCTGCAGCCGCCGGTGACCGCCTACCTGGCCACCGTCCCCGGCGTCAGCCTGGTGCGCGACCTCGTCTACCCCGACCGCTTTACCCACGTGGGCGAGCTCGCCCGCCTGGGCGCGGAGCTGCACCTCAAGGAACGGGTGCTGGCGGTGCACGGGCGCGCCCTCAGCGGCGCCCGCATCAAGGCCTTCGACATCCGCGGCGGTGGGGCCATGGTCATCGCCGCGCTGGCCGCCGAGGGCGAGACGGTGATCGAGGGCATGCAGCACGTGGGGCGCGGTTACGAAGACCTGGAGGCGCGGCTGCGCCAGCTGGGCGCGGTCGTCTACGGCGAGCCGGTGCGGCTCGAGCAGGCAGCGGACTAA
- a CDS encoding transposase, translating into MNDLGRVVEDVWTRLPNHYPHLELDAFVVMPNHFHGLVFLKPIAPVVGEGLKPSPTANRRHGLPEIVRAFKTFSARCINALRGTPGRRLWQRSYHDRIVRDETERDRLREYIASNPLRWHLDRENPASGGPGDGPRT; encoded by the coding sequence TTGAACGACCTGGGGCGGGTCGTCGAAGACGTTTGGACCCGTCTACCCAATCACTACCCGCACCTCGAACTCGACGCCTTTGTGGTCATGCCCAACCATTTCCACGGTCTCGTATTCCTCAAACCAATCGCACCCGTTGTAGGGGAGGGTTTAAAACCCTCCCCTACCGCAAACCGGCGGCACGGTCTGCCCGAAATCGTCCGTGCTTTCAAGACCTTTTCGGCCCGGTGCATCAACGCCCTGCGGGGGACCCCCGGTCGGCGTCTCTGGCAGCGCAGCTACCACGACCGCATCGTTCGTGACGAAACCGAACGGGACCGCCTGCGCGAATACATCGCCAGCAACCCGCTGCGCTGGCACCTGGACCGGGAGAACCCGGCGTCCGGCGGTCCGGGCGACGGCCCAAGAACGTAG
- a CDS encoding EamA family transporter gives MTYIVLAALLWGLGGALAGRFMQSIPPEVLIPLRFGLAFLLLLPVVVRRPPERGEYLRLFGVGLALAGAQAFYYLAIDATTVATGIFLQYLAPVLLTLYALLRRERLAPRSLAGVALAVAGAYLLVLGPGGWVGRPVGVAYGLLAAFSFAFYAAISQRLGTPAFTSLGVATGVGALLSLPVLWAQRAQVLALDAGAALAVGYLVIFGTVLPFGLFLLGVRRVPARIATLVALIEPFAGALFAVFLVGQPLTPGVLLGGALIALGVVLNRGARA, from the coding sequence GTGACCTACATCGTCTTGGCCGCGCTGCTCTGGGGCCTGGGCGGGGCCCTGGCCGGCCGTTTCATGCAGTCGATTCCCCCCGAGGTGCTCATTCCGCTGCGCTTCGGCCTGGCCTTTCTGCTGTTGCTGCCCGTGGTGGTCCGCCGGCCGCCCGAGCGCGGCGAGTACCTGCGCCTGTTCGGCGTCGGGCTGGCGCTCGCGGGAGCGCAGGCCTTCTACTACCTGGCCATCGACGCCACCACGGTGGCGACCGGGATCTTCCTCCAGTACCTAGCGCCGGTGCTGCTCACGCTTTACGCGCTGCTCCGGCGCGAGCGGCTGGCACCGCGCAGCCTGGCGGGGGTGGCCCTGGCGGTGGCCGGCGCCTACCTGCTCGTCCTCGGGCCCGGGGGCTGGGTGGGCCGCCCCGTCGGGGTGGCCTACGGGCTGCTCGCGGCGTTTTCCTTTGCCTTCTACGCCGCCATCTCCCAGAGGCTCGGCACCCCTGCCTTTACCAGCCTGGGCGTGGCCACCGGCGTGGGGGCGCTCCTGTCGCTGCCCGTGCTCTGGGCCCAGCGCGCCCAGGTGCTGGCGCTCGACGCCGGCGCGGCCCTGGCCGTGGGTTACCTGGTGATCTTCGGGACCGTGCTGCCCTTCGGCCTCTTCCTGCTCGGGGTGCGCCGGGTGCCGGCGCGCATCGCCACGCTGGTGGCCCTGATCGAGCCCTTCGCCGGGGCCCTGTTCGCGGTCTTCCTGGTGGGGCAGCCCCTCACGCCGGGGGTGCTGCTGGGCGGGGCGCTCATCGCCCTGGGGGTGGTTCTGAACCGCGGGGCGCGGGCGTAG
- a CDS encoding serine/threonine-protein kinase, with protein MDVLAGRYRLIEPIGSGGMAEVWRARDERVGREVAVKLLHAHVHPLERERFAQEVRALAALSHPGVVAIYDLGEEEGRTYFVMELVRGGTFDRLGPFESGVEGLAILEAALEVLAALSHLHARGILHRDLTPKNILLTEEGRPKLMDFGLAYLAEATRHFTRTGYTLGTPQYMAPEQAKGVALTPAADLYAFGAVLYRTLTGRPPFEGEHDQAVLYQHVYEPPRDPIELNPALPQALAAWLLRMLEKEPAARPQSAAQARRELAAVLEAVRAELTGSARAGLARSGHYPSGPVRPERLELAARAAFEGEAVWPMEPVARAGRLAVGGGAALHLFRVPGLEPASPFPASDEVTAAPALTEDRVYFADWEGVLRARGLGGARLFEHKTRAEVTASPLVTARRVYLAGRDGYLYALTPEGELEWAFEAGGHLSAGPTLYRGLLFAASESGWLFALEPASGQLVYKVEAGPIHAHIPAAGGVLVLPTWAGEVHAFDPLAREVRWTYDVEGELWGSPAVGEGRAYVAGWSGVLYALDLATGDEAWTAEVGRVTAGLSLAGGVLYLATEAGEVRAFDAASGRELWRAEGLGEVQAAPLPHAGRLYVATLEGRLLEFKGA; from the coding sequence GTGGACGTTCTCGCCGGCCGCTACCGGCTCATCGAGCCCATCGGCTCCGGGGGCATGGCCGAGGTCTGGCGCGCCCGCGACGAGCGCGTGGGCCGCGAGGTCGCCGTCAAGCTGCTGCACGCCCACGTGCACCCGCTCGAGCGCGAGCGCTTCGCTCAGGAGGTGCGGGCGCTGGCGGCGCTCAGCCACCCGGGGGTGGTGGCCATCTACGACCTGGGCGAGGAGGAGGGCCGCACCTACTTCGTGATGGAGCTGGTGCGGGGCGGCACCTTCGACCGGCTGGGACCGTTCGAGTCGGGGGTCGAAGGGCTCGCCATCCTGGAGGCGGCGCTCGAGGTGCTGGCGGCGCTTTCGCACCTGCACGCACGCGGGATCTTGCACCGCGACCTGACGCCCAAGAACATCCTCCTCACCGAGGAAGGCCGCCCCAAGCTGATGGACTTCGGCCTCGCCTACCTGGCCGAGGCCACCCGCCACTTCACCCGTACCGGTTACACCCTGGGCACGCCCCAGTACATGGCCCCGGAGCAGGCCAAGGGGGTGGCCCTCACCCCCGCGGCCGACCTCTACGCCTTCGGGGCGGTGCTCTACCGCACCCTCACCGGCCGTCCCCCCTTCGAGGGCGAGCACGACCAGGCCGTCCTCTACCAGCACGTCTACGAACCCCCGCGCGATCCGATCGAGCTCAACCCCGCCCTGCCCCAGGCGCTCGCGGCCTGGCTGCTGCGGATGCTGGAAAAGGAGCCGGCCGCCCGGCCGCAGTCGGCGGCCCAGGCGCGGCGCGAGCTCGCGGCGGTGCTGGAGGCGGTGCGGGCCGAGCTCACGGGCAGCGCCCGCGCGGGGCTGGCCCGCAGCGGCCACTACCCCTCGGGCCCGGTGCGGCCCGAGCGGCTCGAGCTGGCCGCCCGGGCGGCCTTCGAGGGCGAGGCCGTCTGGCCTATGGAGCCGGTGGCGCGCGCGGGCCGGTTGGCCGTGGGCGGCGGCGCGGCGCTGCACCTCTTCCGGGTGCCGGGGCTCGAGCCCGCCTCGCCCTTCCCCGCCAGCGACGAGGTGACCGCCGCCCCCGCGCTCACCGAGGACCGGGTCTACTTCGCCGACTGGGAAGGGGTGCTCCGCGCCCGCGGCCTGGGCGGGGCGCGGCTCTTCGAGCACAAGACCCGCGCCGAGGTGACGGCGAGCCCGCTTGTGACCGCGCGGCGGGTCTACCTGGCGGGGCGCGACGGCTACCTCTACGCCCTCACCCCCGAAGGTGAGCTCGAGTGGGCCTTCGAGGCCGGGGGGCACCTCTCGGCGGGGCCCACCCTCTACCGCGGGCTGCTCTTCGCCGCCAGCGAGTCGGGCTGGCTCTTCGCGCTCGAGCCGGCCAGCGGCCAGCTCGTCTACAAGGTGGAGGCCGGACCCATCCACGCCCACATCCCCGCGGCCGGGGGCGTGCTCGTCCTGCCCACCTGGGCCGGCGAGGTGCACGCCTTCGACCCGCTGGCGCGCGAGGTGCGCTGGACCTACGACGTCGAGGGTGAGCTTTGGGGCAGCCCCGCGGTGGGCGAGGGGCGCGCCTACGTGGCCGGCTGGAGCGGCGTCCTCTACGCGCTCGACCTGGCGACCGGCGACGAGGCCTGGACGGCCGAGGTGGGCCGGGTCACCGCCGGGCTCAGCCTCGCCGGCGGGGTGCTCTACCTGGCCACCGAGGCGGGCGAGGTGCGGGCGTTCGACGCCGCCAGCGGCCGTGAGCTGTGGCGCGCCGAGGGGCTGGGCGAAGTCCAGGCCGCGCCGCTGCCGCACGCCGGCCGCCTCTACGTGGCCACGCTGGAGGGGCGGCTGCTCGAGTTCAAGGGGGCCTGA
- a CDS encoding methyltransferase domain-containing protein: MPRNPTPAPDPWRFFALALGLSWAFWAPVAFAGWNVWSWPAVGLGALGLFGPALAEAVLVARARDPALRHDYLQRLVDPRRIPPGVWAVLVLGFPLINALALLWGAALGEPWPEFETARALLDAPWRLLPFAVFVLLFGPLPEELGWRGYALDGLQARFSALTASLVLGLVWAGWHLPLFLMPGTYQHDRLGFATPGFWAFVLGTVVTSVLFTWVYNRANRSTLAAVLFHFSINFSGELFALPEPTQVFRTVLVALWAAAVVVVEGPRTLRGGASWARFLGRGAFAPDFAFVLLSPLRRLVLSPSRLAERLHLREDSRVLELGPGPGYFSVEVARRIPRGRLELLDLQPRMLELARRRLARAGLESRAGFTVADADGTLPWGDGAFDVVFLVAVLGELPDPLHGLCEVRRVLKPGGWLSVTEQPGDPDFVSAERVRELAAAAGFEPRESYGTARNFTLNFVRPG, encoded by the coding sequence ATGCCCCGGAACCCAACCCCGGCGCCCGACCCTTGGCGCTTCTTCGCGCTGGCGCTGGGCCTGTCGTGGGCGTTCTGGGCGCCCGTGGCGTTCGCGGGTTGGAACGTCTGGTCCTGGCCTGCGGTGGGGTTGGGGGCGCTGGGGCTGTTCGGCCCCGCGCTCGCCGAGGCGGTTCTGGTAGCCCGCGCCCGCGACCCTGCGCTGCGGCACGACTACCTGCAGAGGCTGGTGGACCCGCGGCGGATACCCCCCGGGGTGTGGGCCGTCCTGGTGCTGGGCTTTCCCCTGATCAACGCGCTGGCGTTGCTGTGGGGCGCGGCGCTCGGGGAGCCCTGGCCGGAGTTCGAAACCGCCCGCGCGCTGCTGGACGCCCCCTGGCGGCTGCTGCCCTTCGCGGTCTTCGTGCTCCTCTTCGGGCCGCTACCCGAGGAGCTGGGCTGGCGCGGTTACGCCCTGGACGGACTGCAGGCGCGCTTCAGCGCGCTGACGGCCAGCCTGGTGCTGGGCCTCGTCTGGGCCGGTTGGCACCTGCCGCTCTTCTTGATGCCGGGCACCTACCAGCACGACCGGCTGGGTTTCGCCACGCCCGGCTTCTGGGCCTTCGTGCTGGGAACCGTCGTGACCTCGGTACTCTTCACCTGGGTGTACAACCGCGCGAACCGGAGCACGCTGGCGGCCGTTCTGTTTCACTTTTCCATCAACTTCTCGGGCGAGCTCTTCGCCCTGCCCGAGCCGACGCAGGTCTTCCGGACGGTTCTGGTCGCCCTCTGGGCGGCGGCCGTGGTGGTGGTCGAGGGTCCGCGGACCCTCCGCGGCGGCGCGTCCTGGGCGCGCTTTTTGGGCCGCGGCGCCTTCGCCCCCGATTTCGCCTTCGTGCTCCTCTCGCCGCTGCGGAGGCTTGTGCTGTCCCCGTCGCGGCTCGCCGAACGCCTGCACCTGCGTGAGGATTCCCGGGTCCTCGAGCTCGGACCGGGCCCGGGGTACTTCAGCGTCGAGGTGGCCCGGCGGATTCCGCGGGGAAGGCTCGAGCTCCTCGATCTGCAGCCGCGCATGCTGGAGCTGGCCCGCCGCCGCCTGGCAAGGGCCGGCCTCGAGTCCCGCGCGGGCTTCACCGTCGCCGACGCGGACGGAACTCTTCCCTGGGGCGACGGTGCTTTCGACGTCGTCTTTCTGGTCGCGGTGCTGGGTGAACTGCCCGACCCCCTCCACGGCCTGTGCGAGGTCCGGCGCGTCCTCAAGCCGGGCGGGTGGCTCTCCGTCACCGAGCAACCCGGGGACCCCGATTTCGTATCCGCGGAGCGCGTGCGGGAACTCGCGGCGGCTGCGGGGTTCGAACCACGCGAAAGCTACGGAACCGCACGTAACTTCACGCTCAACTTCGTCCGCCCCGGCTAG
- a CDS encoding S9 family peptidase yields MSLQSARDLTRARLGAHAEVRARGGRVLWTEQENGRTVLLGWDGAPRRYAPDHALNPGVGYGGGAFNPGADAVFYVAEGRVWRLPYERPEPAGLTPHFGAAADPQPSPDGSRFVYVHHHEGRDVLAAASAAGETWPQVWAQGADFYMQPAWSPDGGLLAWVEWDHPNMPWDGARLMLARAGAEGPREVQRVAGGPRTPVFQPLFEPDGRGLFWIENPEGEESDRLVRLDLETGERSVWLEGRVLLEPAWSQGQRVMSFGPGGALYLRENRAGRAVLWRIADGSASEVPLPAGAAWIGSLSGDAAGLAALASGPNLGERVVFYDGEAWRTCAYGWPAGLDAGGVEPEAVRFQAEDGAWVHGLFYPSAGGEPRPPAVVSVHGGPTSQRTLAFNPQAQFFAANGYAYLELNYRGSTGYGRSYREALYGRWGEMDVADAVAAARFLADSGRADGRRLALMGGSAGGYTTLMTLALHPGVYRAGVSLFGVTDLFGLARETHKFESRYTDRLIGPLPEAAARYRERSPLAHAHRIEDALYVFQGAEDKVVPPSQAEELVRILRERGVPHRYKVYEGEGHGWKKPGTTEDFYRETLAFLDRELRFG; encoded by the coding sequence ATGAGCCTGCAGAGCGCCAGGGACCTCACGCGGGCCCGGCTGGGGGCGCACGCCGAGGTACGCGCCCGCGGCGGCCGCGTCTTGTGGACCGAACAGGAAAACGGGCGCACCGTGCTGCTGGGCTGGGACGGCGCGCCCCGGCGGTACGCGCCCGACCACGCTCTGAACCCGGGAGTCGGCTACGGCGGCGGCGCGTTCAACCCCGGAGCGGACGCGGTCTTCTACGTGGCCGAAGGCCGGGTCTGGAGGCTGCCGTACGAACGCCCGGAACCCGCTGGCCTCACCCCACACTTCGGCGCGGCGGCCGACCCCCAGCCCAGCCCCGACGGCTCCCGCTTCGTCTACGTGCACCACCACGAGGGGCGCGACGTGCTGGCGGCCGCCAGCGCCGCAGGCGAGACCTGGCCCCAGGTTTGGGCCCAGGGGGCCGACTTCTACATGCAGCCCGCCTGGAGCCCCGACGGCGGCCTCCTGGCCTGGGTGGAGTGGGACCACCCGAACATGCCCTGGGACGGTGCGCGGCTGATGCTCGCGCGGGCAGGGGCGGAGGGCCCTCGCGAGGTGCAGCGGGTCGCGGGCGGGCCGCGCACCCCGGTCTTTCAGCCGCTGTTCGAGCCCGACGGGCGCGGCCTCTTCTGGATCGAGAACCCCGAAGGAGAGGAGTCCGACCGGCTCGTCCGCCTGGACCTCGAGACCGGCGAGCGGTCGGTGTGGCTGGAGGGGCGGGTGCTGCTCGAGCCCGCCTGGTCCCAGGGGCAGCGGGTGATGAGCTTCGGCCCCGGCGGCGCGCTCTACCTGCGCGAGAATCGCGCGGGGCGCGCCGTGCTCTGGCGCATTGCGGACGGCTCGGCTTCGGAGGTGCCCTTGCCCGCAGGAGCGGCCTGGATCGGCTCGCTCAGCGGCGACGCCGCGGGGCTGGCCGCGCTTGCCAGCGGCCCCAACCTGGGCGAGCGGGTCGTCTTCTACGACGGTGAGGCGTGGCGCACGTGCGCCTACGGCTGGCCCGCGGGCCTGGACGCCGGGGGCGTGGAGCCCGAGGCGGTGCGCTTCCAGGCCGAGGACGGCGCCTGGGTGCACGGCCTCTTCTACCCGTCCGCCGGCGGGGAACCGCGGCCGCCCGCGGTCGTCAGCGTCCATGGCGGCCCCACCAGCCAGCGCACCCTGGCCTTCAACCCCCAGGCCCAGTTCTTCGCCGCGAACGGGTACGCCTACCTCGAGCTCAACTACCGCGGCTCGACCGGCTACGGGCGCAGCTACCGCGAGGCCCTCTACGGCCGCTGGGGCGAGATGGACGTGGCCGACGCCGTCGCTGCGGCGCGCTTCTTGGCCGACTCGGGCCGCGCCGACGGCCGTCGTCTGGCCCTCATGGGCGGCAGCGCCGGAGGCTACACCACGCTGATGACGCTGGCGCTGCACCCGGGCGTCTACCGCGCGGGGGTCAGCCTGTTCGGCGTCACCGACCTGTTTGGCCTCGCCCGCGAGACCCACAAGTTCGAGTCGCGCTACACCGACCGGCTGATCGGGCCCCTGCCCGAGGCGGCGGCGCGCTACCGTGAGCGTTCCCCGCTGGCGCACGCGCACCGGATCGAAGACGCCCTCTACGTCTTCCAGGGCGCGGAGGACAAGGTGGTGCCGCCCAGCCAGGCCGAGGAGCTGGTGCGCATCCTGCGCGAGCGCGGCGTGCCCCACCGCTACAAGGTCTACGAGGGCGAGGGGCACGGTTGGAAGAAGCCTGGGACGACCGAGGACTTCTACCGCGAGACGCTGGCGTTCTTGGACCGCGAGCTCAGGTTCGGCTAG
- a CDS encoding ornithine cyclodeaminase family protein yields MSPAWPILTDADLERDLARTLDLVMAGIRDALLSHAEGALEAPPRFSVDAGRGRLVFTVGAERARTRAMGFRVYETFPESTPEHGQIVAVFDAADGRLLGLVLGNLLGALRTAALNAVAIERLARGDARTLGVLGTGFQARWHTLFALRVRPFARVLIYSRRPKNRAAFVRWLSAHTDRPVVEKTRAEPVVREADVLLEVTNARAPVFDAAWLPPGVHINAVGPKLQSGHAFPVKAALDADLLASDAPAQLSAYEGYFLPEAAQGRVVPLSALVAGRHTGRTAPEERTVFLSAGLAGTEPAAARYLLDGLG; encoded by the coding sequence ATGAGCCCCGCCTGGCCGATCCTCACCGACGCCGACCTCGAGCGAGACCTCGCCCGGACGCTCGATCTCGTCATGGCGGGGATCCGGGATGCCCTCTTATCCCATGCCGAAGGCGCGCTCGAGGCCCCGCCCCGATTTTCCGTCGACGCCGGCCGGGGGCGGCTCGTCTTCACCGTAGGCGCGGAGCGCGCCCGCACCCGCGCCATGGGCTTTCGGGTCTACGAGACTTTCCCCGAGTCCACCCCCGAGCACGGGCAGATCGTCGCCGTCTTCGACGCCGCGGACGGCCGCCTCTTGGGCCTCGTCCTCGGCAACCTGCTCGGCGCGCTGCGAACCGCGGCGTTGAACGCGGTGGCCATAGAGCGTCTCGCCCGCGGGGACGCCCGTACCCTTGGCGTCCTCGGCACCGGCTTCCAGGCCCGCTGGCACACGCTCTTTGCCCTTCGGGTCCGGCCTTTTGCGCGGGTTCTCATCTACAGCCGAAGGCCCAAAAACCGCGCCGCCTTCGTCCGCTGGCTTTCCGCGCACACCGATCGGCCGGTGGTCGAAAAGACGCGCGCCGAACCGGTAGTGCGCGAGGCGGACGTGCTGCTCGAGGTCACCAACGCCCGCGCCCCCGTCTTCGACGCTGCCTGGCTGCCCCCGGGGGTGCACATAAACGCCGTGGGCCCGAAGCTCCAAAGCGGACACGCGTTCCCGGTCAAGGCCGCCCTGGACGCCGACCTGCTCGCCTCCGATGCGCCGGCACAGCTTTCCGCCTACGAAGGCTACTTCTTACCGGAGGCGGCTCAGGGACGGGTGGTCCCGCTCTCGGCGCTGGTCGCCGGCCGGCACACTGGGCGCACCGCCCCCGAGGAACGCACCGTCTTCCTCTCCGCCGGCCTCGCCGGTACCGAGCCGGCAGCAGCGCGGTACCTGCTGGACGGGCTGGGGTAG